Proteins encoded in a region of the Nitrospira sp. genome:
- the tssB gene encoding type VI secretion system contractile sheath small subunit, with protein sequence MPGGKEGSVAPEERVNIVFKPATEGAQEEKELPLKMEFIGDFTMRTDDTPLEDRKKICIDKNNFDEVMRSQQLELSMTVPNRLSGREGEDMPVTIRINGIKDFNPDSIVQQVPELNKLLVLRAGLQSLKGPLGNVPAFKKMIDSLIGDAATRQQLLQELGVG encoded by the coding sequence ATGCCAGGTGGAAAAGAAGGTTCAGTGGCACCGGAAGAAAGGGTCAATATCGTCTTTAAGCCGGCAACCGAGGGGGCACAGGAAGAAAAGGAGCTTCCGCTCAAGATGGAATTCATAGGCGATTTTACGATGAGGACGGACGATACACCGCTGGAGGATCGCAAAAAGATCTGCATCGACAAGAACAACTTCGACGAGGTCATGCGGAGTCAGCAGCTCGAGCTGTCGATGACGGTTCCGAACAGGCTGTCCGGTCGAGAAGGGGAGGATATGCCGGTCACGATCCGGATCAACGGGATAAAGGATTTCAACCCTGACTCTATCGTTCAGCAGGTGCCGGAACTCAATAAACTGCTGGTACTGCGGGCGGGGCTCCAATCATTGAAGGGACCCCTCGGGAACGTGCCGGCCTTCAAGAAAATGATCGACAGTCTGATCGGGGATGCTGCGACGCGCCAGCAGCTGCTTCAAGAACTCGGCGTGGGATAA
- the tssA gene encoding type VI secretion system protein TssA: MISDLTTEWREIGANPIRSDAPTGAPARDDADFLAIQEEIQKMESLVGKPVDWKGVVSGGRIVLGERSKDLLAASYVCLGLLHAEGFQGLAAGLACMHEMAAHYWDALYPDAKRLQKRVDVLVWLREKLEAAVGGRSPLPHDREALQVCEELARTLDELLLNKLGDKAPGFVGLRAVLQRQMEKVVQSPAKPAGDRQELQPDEAQVRPLGVPRTISTAEECRSALREADELIRRAAVFTRSQDPSLPWPYRMVRAATWMTLQMPSPLNDGLSRIPPPAPHLVHRYRELEDKGLWPQLLEQVESQFPHLPFWLDPHRMVAHALEQLGSSFGLAKEAVEDEIKALVRRLPELPACRFSDEMPFADEATRRWLDELQRTQVEAAASDGRGKVKLIGNGERLAELRLQAVTLVEQGQVREAIGLLQKESGSVASERDRFLLGLETAKLCLRAGYPNVALSQLEGLDEHISRFALDQWEPSLCLDVWKTMWQLLEQLGKDSKRPVPEWSSRREALYRRICRVDVLSAWDMETKRTSARPLP; encoded by the coding sequence ATGATCTCAGATCTGACTACGGAGTGGCGAGAAATTGGGGCAAACCCCATTCGCTCTGACGCGCCGACCGGTGCGCCAGCCAGGGACGATGCCGACTTTTTAGCCATCCAGGAAGAAATTCAAAAGATGGAATCCCTGGTCGGCAAGCCGGTCGACTGGAAGGGGGTCGTGAGCGGTGGGAGGATTGTGCTCGGCGAACGATCAAAAGATTTACTGGCAGCCAGTTACGTCTGTCTCGGATTGTTACATGCAGAAGGGTTTCAGGGGCTTGCCGCGGGCCTTGCTTGCATGCATGAGATGGCTGCCCACTATTGGGATGCGCTCTATCCGGATGCCAAGCGCCTGCAAAAGCGGGTCGACGTACTTGTCTGGCTGCGTGAAAAACTGGAGGCTGCGGTCGGCGGAAGATCACCCTTACCTCATGATCGAGAAGCGCTCCAAGTTTGTGAGGAGCTCGCTCGGACGCTGGACGAATTACTCCTCAACAAGCTCGGGGATAAAGCGCCGGGGTTCGTGGGGCTGCGAGCTGTTCTTCAACGGCAGATGGAGAAAGTCGTTCAGTCTCCAGCCAAGCCTGCTGGCGACAGGCAGGAGCTGCAACCCGATGAGGCACAGGTACGGCCCCTGGGGGTGCCTAGGACAATCTCTACTGCCGAAGAGTGCCGTAGCGCCTTGCGTGAGGCAGATGAACTGATTCGCCGAGCTGCGGTATTTACCCGCAGCCAGGATCCCTCTTTGCCGTGGCCCTATCGCATGGTGCGAGCCGCCACGTGGATGACTCTTCAAATGCCCTCGCCTCTCAATGACGGCTTGTCGCGAATTCCTCCGCCTGCGCCGCATCTGGTGCATCGGTACCGAGAGCTGGAGGATAAAGGGCTCTGGCCTCAGCTTCTGGAGCAAGTGGAGTCCCAATTTCCCCATCTGCCGTTCTGGCTCGACCCTCATCGGATGGTCGCCCATGCGTTGGAACAGTTGGGATCCTCATTTGGCTTGGCAAAAGAGGCGGTGGAGGACGAGATCAAGGCACTCGTTCGCAGGCTCCCAGAACTGCCGGCCTGCCGCTTTTCCGACGAAATGCCGTTCGCGGATGAAGCGACGAGGCGTTGGCTGGATGAGCTTCAGAGAACCCAAGTGGAGGCAGCGGCCTCTGATGGAAGAGGCAAGGTCAAGTTGATAGGGAACGGTGAGCGACTGGCCGAGCTTCGTCTGCAAGCTGTGACATTGGTGGAGCAGGGCCAGGTGAGAGAGGCCATAGGGCTTCTGCAGAAAGAATCGGGCTCGGTGGCATCGGAACGAGATCGGTTCTTGCTGGGTCTGGAGACTGCGAAGCTCTGTCTGCGCGCTGGTTATCCGAACGTTGCTCTGTCCCAGCTGGAAGGACTCGATGAGCACATTAGCCGATTCGCCCTTGACCAATGGGAGCCGAGCCTCTGCCTCGATGTATGGAAAACGATGTGGCAACTTCTCGAGCAACTGGGGAAGGACTCCAAGCGACCGGTCCCAGAATGGTCCAGTCGGCGAGAGGCACTGTACCGCCGCATCTGTCGGGTGGATGTGTTGTCCGCGTGGGATATGGAGACGAAACGCACATCGGCGCGGCCGCTTCCATAA
- the tssM gene encoding type VI secretion system membrane subunit TssM: MTTMTENMHRTREAFKAALTHTREYAKKLHDLISRKRPEDRQGRVEIMKTGFEQAIGSLRESILGQQAVSGLPWYLLIGPADCGKSTVLKNSGLQAATYPREEKEHSASGRTHGCDWWVTNEGVFLDTAGRYAAEDEGRDEWLALLDTIKEQRRQVPLNGVLVMVSLPDLFVAKDKEIELHAKKIRARLDELIQRLGVVFPVYLVLTKCDLLRGFVEFFENLNNVAREEQAWGRTFPVEAPAGSTPLNQFEAGFERLLQALHMRCHARLLSLLGSRKIQEVFSFPLQLSAAKQNLTHFVDQLFPPALNQDRPLLRGFYLTSGTQKGQPLDQVVNAVNRRAGLPEFVGAPCGEPKEQGPYFIKQLFTGIIIPDKRLARPSSAAKRRMMLQKRMVTVGAAVAGVACVSAAVYSYSLNGELGEQIRESAEKSYHSIIPEATPFIESVQDRNLDRFRQLVQVLQTDREEGAPLMRRWGMNREATLHEPARDLYIGLFYRLYRDHTRTQLEDTLRSFAADPSRMPANRDSDFYYSYLKTYLMLSVTSDEKEPIHLDQPFLAEWLRQIWHEILPSRYGVKAAAPEVMKAVDQQIDTYSRLLREGQAPFHRDLGLVQAARTALQQLPYPERIYARIQREMMREYKPEPVTLASLLQGAKTSLLESNYEIPGFFTPKFDNGLFNKTRDRILDQAYTDSWVLDVPPDSRADVEKAVHGLYRTDYIREWSEFLASVKLRPVSNREEAITLLLGLTQDTSVLVTLLKAVDSNTSFSALSDFFCDVSKGWIHRDVPSHPVAETFKSLHEFVTSCPEGEGAPLKQYMQQLQQLRDALTRTSHGGEPSAEQRQAEHRLAELITRFDQRAQAAVQLLLQPLRLADVETGLEDCAKAIGELYPFRPGQSDEATIPDLSEFFRPEKGRLLTFYKSTVSGGYRQAKAISDALFPPGSSEPKVPFEMKPLAIGGVGLSEIRLVIEGQELVYLNGAPELFSPFQWTGQSEQRGALLQIVVGVDESRRKTYTKQYEGRWGLFRMLQEGNPVPVSPTEFRLSWTFSIGGKKVVDIQFNLKAEHVKHPFAPEFFSSFRCP, from the coding sequence ATGACGACCATGACCGAAAACATGCATCGAACCAGAGAAGCCTTCAAAGCGGCCCTGACGCACACAAGAGAATATGCGAAGAAACTTCATGATCTGATCAGCCGGAAGAGACCGGAGGACCGCCAAGGTCGCGTCGAGATAATGAAAACCGGCTTTGAACAGGCCATTGGATCTTTAAGGGAAAGCATATTAGGCCAACAGGCTGTGTCCGGTCTCCCCTGGTACCTGCTGATCGGGCCGGCGGATTGCGGAAAGAGCACAGTGCTTAAGAATTCCGGCCTCCAGGCGGCCACGTACCCTAGGGAGGAGAAAGAACATTCTGCCTCGGGTCGCACCCATGGTTGCGACTGGTGGGTTACGAACGAGGGGGTGTTCCTTGACACGGCCGGACGTTACGCCGCAGAGGACGAAGGTCGGGACGAATGGCTGGCGCTACTCGACACGATTAAGGAACAACGTCGTCAAGTTCCGTTAAACGGTGTACTTGTCATGGTGAGCCTGCCGGATTTGTTTGTCGCGAAAGACAAGGAAATCGAGCTGCATGCGAAGAAGATTCGGGCACGTCTGGATGAATTGATCCAACGGCTGGGCGTCGTGTTTCCCGTCTACCTCGTACTCACGAAGTGTGATTTGTTGCGCGGCTTCGTTGAGTTCTTTGAGAATTTGAACAATGTTGCCCGTGAAGAACAGGCGTGGGGACGCACGTTTCCTGTTGAGGCTCCGGCTGGTAGCACGCCGTTGAATCAATTCGAAGCAGGGTTTGAACGGTTGCTGCAAGCGTTACACATGCGATGTCATGCGAGGCTGCTCTCTCTCCTCGGTTCAAGAAAAATTCAGGAGGTCTTCAGCTTTCCCTTGCAGCTGAGCGCGGCGAAACAGAACCTCACCCACTTTGTCGATCAGTTGTTTCCGCCCGCGCTCAACCAGGACCGCCCCTTGTTGCGAGGGTTTTATCTCACCAGCGGCACGCAAAAGGGCCAGCCGCTGGATCAAGTGGTGAATGCGGTCAATCGGCGGGCCGGCTTACCAGAGTTCGTGGGGGCTCCGTGTGGGGAGCCAAAGGAGCAAGGGCCCTATTTCATCAAGCAACTGTTCACCGGCATCATCATTCCGGACAAACGCCTTGCTCGACCATCGTCCGCCGCGAAGCGTCGCATGATGCTCCAAAAACGTATGGTCACTGTAGGCGCGGCCGTGGCTGGGGTGGCCTGTGTGAGTGCGGCCGTTTACTCCTATTCGTTAAATGGGGAACTCGGCGAGCAAATCAGAGAAAGCGCCGAGAAATCGTACCACTCGATCATTCCGGAGGCGACGCCGTTCATCGAAAGCGTTCAGGACAGGAATTTAGATCGATTCCGACAATTGGTGCAAGTCCTACAGACAGACCGAGAAGAGGGTGCGCCGTTGATGCGTCGATGGGGCATGAATCGGGAAGCCACCCTCCATGAGCCGGCAAGAGATCTCTATATCGGCTTGTTCTATCGGCTCTACCGAGACCACACCCGTACGCAGTTGGAAGATACCTTGCGGTCCTTTGCAGCCGATCCGTCAAGAATGCCGGCAAACCGGGACAGTGACTTTTACTATTCCTATTTGAAGACCTATCTCATGTTGTCGGTCACATCCGATGAGAAAGAGCCGATTCACTTGGATCAGCCGTTCCTCGCCGAATGGCTCAGGCAGATCTGGCACGAGATCCTGCCGAGTCGCTACGGGGTGAAAGCAGCCGCTCCTGAGGTGATGAAGGCGGTGGATCAGCAGATCGACACCTACAGCCGTTTGCTGCGTGAGGGACAAGCGCCTTTTCATCGAGATCTGGGGTTGGTGCAGGCAGCAAGGACGGCGCTACAGCAGTTGCCCTATCCCGAACGCATCTATGCCCGTATTCAGCGCGAGATGATGCGCGAGTACAAACCGGAACCTGTCACACTGGCCTCGCTGTTACAGGGAGCGAAAACGAGTCTGCTGGAGAGTAATTATGAGATTCCCGGCTTCTTTACGCCGAAATTCGATAACGGTCTGTTTAACAAAACCAGGGATCGGATATTGGATCAGGCCTATACGGATTCCTGGGTACTGGACGTCCCGCCTGACTCTCGTGCGGATGTGGAGAAAGCCGTTCACGGCTTGTACCGAACAGACTATATCCGTGAGTGGTCTGAATTTCTCGCCTCCGTCAAATTGAGACCCGTGAGCAACAGAGAAGAGGCCATCACCCTCTTACTCGGACTGACGCAAGATACCTCGGTGTTGGTCACGCTTTTGAAGGCCGTCGATAGCAATACCTCTTTCAGTGCACTCTCGGATTTCTTCTGCGACGTAAGCAAGGGCTGGATCCATCGTGACGTCCCATCCCATCCCGTGGCGGAAACGTTCAAGTCCTTGCATGAGTTTGTGACTTCGTGTCCCGAAGGGGAGGGAGCTCCACTGAAGCAGTACATGCAGCAGTTACAGCAGCTGAGGGATGCGCTGACTCGCACTTCCCACGGCGGAGAGCCGTCGGCTGAGCAAAGGCAAGCCGAACACCGGCTGGCGGAACTCATCACACGTTTCGATCAGAGAGCACAGGCGGCCGTTCAGCTCCTTCTTCAGCCTCTGCGTTTGGCCGATGTGGAGACGGGATTGGAAGACTGCGCAAAAGCGATCGGAGAGTTATATCCGTTCCGTCCGGGACAATCCGATGAAGCCACGATCCCAGATTTGAGTGAATTCTTCCGTCCTGAGAAGGGCCGGCTGTTGACGTTTTACAAATCAACCGTGAGTGGGGGGTATCGTCAGGCCAAGGCAATTTCTGATGCACTGTTTCCACCAGGAAGTTCTGAACCGAAAGTGCCGTTTGAAATGAAACCTCTTGCCATCGGAGGGGTGGGGCTCAGCGAGATTCGGTTGGTCATCGAGGGGCAAGAGCTCGTGTATCTCAACGGAGCGCCGGAACTCTTCTCTCCGTTTCAATGGACCGGCCAGTCCGAGCAGCGCGGGGCTCTGTTGCAGATTGTGGTCGGAGTCGATGAGTCACGACGCAAGACCTATACGAAACAGTATGAGGGGAGATGGGGCTTGTTTCGCATGCTGCAGGAAGGCAATCCCGTTCCGGTCAGTCCGACGGAATTTCGCTTGTCCTGGACGTTCTCCATCGGCGGCAAGAAGGTCGTTGACATCCAGTTTAACTTAAAGGCCGAGCATGTAAAGCACCCATTCGCGCCGGAATTTTTTTCAAGCTTTCGTTGTCCGTAA
- the icmH gene encoding type IVB secretion system protein IcmH/DotU — protein sequence MSASLLSLFSDPLVLGTSLRTAPDCGEPEALQSHLLDIFYQINQAGGDMGIPGGTLRLARYALAAYLDEMVMSSHWGKKHQWPAMSLQSELFNTDLAGQGFFQNLEEIWRGHPLNTDLLELYYLCLALGFEGKYKLQGREQLRALIQDLGRDLQTRRGEVPPLLDVPLPSAPPVKPPAAAIPWMLAVGAIALAIVSYGILIISITRNTDAVKTSLQDLAQKVPLNR from the coding sequence ATGTCGGCGAGTCTCCTCTCCCTGTTTAGTGATCCGCTGGTATTGGGTACGTCACTGAGGACCGCCCCCGATTGCGGTGAGCCGGAGGCGCTTCAGTCTCATCTCCTCGACATCTTCTATCAGATCAACCAGGCAGGGGGTGACATGGGCATTCCGGGGGGGACCTTGCGCTTGGCTCGCTACGCCCTAGCTGCCTACTTGGATGAGATGGTGATGAGCTCACACTGGGGCAAGAAGCATCAATGGCCGGCGATGAGTCTGCAGAGCGAGTTGTTTAATACAGATCTCGCCGGCCAGGGGTTTTTTCAAAATCTGGAAGAGATTTGGCGTGGGCACCCCCTGAACACGGACCTGCTGGAGCTGTATTACCTGTGTTTGGCTTTGGGCTTCGAAGGGAAATACAAACTGCAGGGGCGAGAACAACTCAGGGCGTTGATCCAAGACTTGGGCCGTGACCTGCAGACGAGGCGCGGCGAAGTTCCCCCGCTCTTGGATGTACCGTTGCCGAGCGCTCCACCGGTGAAGCCCCCGGCTGCGGCGATCCCTTGGATGCTGGCTGTGGGCGCCATTGCTCTCGCGATCGTGTCGTACGGGATCCTGATCATCAGCATCACCAGGAATACCGATGCGGTAAAGACCAGCCTACAAGACCTGGCGCAGAAAGTGCCATTGAACCGATGA
- the tssK gene encoding type VI secretion system baseplate subunit TssK: MNRPHKIIWHEGMFLTPHHFQQWDRYYEQLLHDRVRAVNPFGWGVTEVRLDQEDLANGLVRIVALQGVMPDGTLMRISPTDSENGSVVPPRSIDRWFPPSLDHLDLFVGIPTERLAGPNWVLDESAGTAPTRYVGARASIADLNSGEKREILLARENFRILFSGEDATNFITLKVSELERGSGGKPAMRESYVPPCLSISASPWLMRLLRGLLELLSGKRKALAAQQLAASPASLDQARWSRLHILNAHLPVLSHYSLVGQPHPEALYLILARLTGELSTVCPILDPMDIPKYDHFNLSGTFRELDLRIRQALKQEDTRVVTMPLTLMSECIRQGVLSDDQLSSGRIYLVVASGLADEQIPQFVRQIRIAAPNEVESIVSGALGGLGVLHVPNPPPTMPVEAGYKYFQLDNQGSLWPPICRARAIGVYVPPVLKDVKLELMWTK; this comes from the coding sequence ATGAATCGGCCGCACAAAATCATCTGGCACGAGGGCATGTTCCTGACCCCTCATCATTTCCAGCAGTGGGACCGCTATTATGAGCAGTTGCTGCATGACCGGGTCCGGGCGGTAAACCCCTTCGGGTGGGGGGTCACTGAAGTACGACTGGATCAAGAGGACCTAGCTAACGGTCTTGTCCGAATCGTGGCCTTGCAAGGGGTAATGCCGGACGGGACGCTGATGCGGATCTCACCAACTGATTCCGAGAACGGAAGCGTTGTGCCCCCCCGCTCAATCGATCGTTGGTTCCCTCCTTCGCTGGATCACTTGGACCTGTTTGTCGGTATTCCCACCGAGCGGCTGGCAGGCCCGAACTGGGTACTGGACGAGAGTGCCGGAACAGCACCCACACGCTATGTCGGTGCACGAGCCAGTATTGCCGACCTCAATTCAGGAGAAAAGCGCGAGATTCTGCTCGCCCGGGAGAACTTTCGCATTCTTTTCTCAGGAGAAGATGCGACCAACTTCATTACCCTGAAAGTATCGGAACTCGAGCGGGGCTCGGGGGGGAAACCGGCGATGCGGGAAAGTTACGTGCCCCCCTGTTTGTCCATCAGTGCGTCGCCCTGGCTGATGCGTCTTTTGCGAGGCCTCCTCGAATTACTGTCCGGCAAACGTAAGGCTTTAGCGGCTCAACAGCTCGCGGCAAGCCCGGCAAGTCTGGATCAAGCGAGATGGTCGCGTCTTCACATCTTGAATGCGCATCTTCCTGTCCTGTCCCACTACAGCCTTGTGGGGCAGCCTCACCCGGAAGCATTGTATTTAATCTTGGCACGGTTGACCGGCGAGCTGAGCACTGTTTGCCCGATTCTCGATCCGATGGACATCCCCAAATACGACCATTTCAATCTGTCCGGCACGTTCCGGGAATTGGATCTGAGGATCCGGCAGGCGCTTAAGCAAGAGGACACGCGAGTGGTGACGATGCCTCTAACATTGATGAGTGAGTGCATTCGGCAAGGCGTTCTCAGCGACGATCAGCTCAGTTCCGGCCGCATCTATCTCGTCGTGGCGAGCGGCCTTGCAGATGAGCAGATTCCACAGTTCGTGAGGCAGATTCGCATCGCAGCCCCGAATGAGGTCGAGAGCATTGTGAGCGGGGCATTGGGGGGCTTGGGTGTTTTGCATGTCCCAAATCCCCCGCCGACCATGCCGGTGGAAGCGGGATACAAGTATTTTCAACTGGATAACCAAGGGTCGCTATGGCCGCCGATTTGTCGCGCCCGGGCCATTGGGGTGTATGTACCGCCGGTGTTGAAAGACGTGAAGTTGGAACTGATGTGGACGAAGTAG
- the tssJ gene encoding type VI secretion system lipoprotein TssJ, translating to MSLLALAVGACGSLKVTLSSQVPPRDERGQPLPVVMRLYQLSSKDRFEKADFLSLVKSDQKLLEQDILWRKETVLFPSAELVVKEDRKKGAKYFAVVALFREKGTTWRQVVDLGRLWPLSVKVKVYARTVTVD from the coding sequence ATGAGCCTGCTGGCGCTCGCCGTGGGTGCATGCGGTTCTCTCAAAGTGACCCTGTCATCCCAAGTGCCTCCTCGTGATGAAAGGGGGCAGCCTCTCCCTGTAGTCATGCGTCTCTATCAACTCAGCAGCAAAGATCGGTTCGAGAAGGCGGACTTCCTGTCACTGGTAAAGAGCGACCAGAAGCTCCTCGAACAGGACATCCTATGGAGAAAGGAGACTGTGCTGTTTCCGAGTGCTGAGTTGGTGGTGAAAGAGGATCGGAAAAAAGGAGCGAAATACTTCGCAGTCGTGGCGCTATTTCGCGAAAAGGGGACTACCTGGCGACAAGTGGTGGATTTGGGCCGATTGTGGCCCCTCTCCGTGAAGGTAAAGGTCTACGCGCGGACGGTTACCGTGGATTGA
- a CDS encoding transposase, translated as MDAIPGVDQRVIEGVVAEIGVDMRPFPSDRHLTSWAGICPRHHESADKHTGSKTRKRNCWLRTALMKAALAAIRVKDSRLAARYRRVMRYRGHKKALVAVAHTILVMIYRLLKDQVPRQMWGTTYHEQRDPEQATRQHVKPLERLDHRVILEPIT; from the coding sequence TTGGATGCGATTCCGGGGGTGGACCAGCGCGTGATTGAGGGAGTCGTGGCGGAGATCGGCGTGGATATGCGTCCGTTTCCCTCGGATCGGCATCTGACAAGTTGGGCCGGCATCTGTCCCCGCCACCATGAGAGTGCGGACAAGCACACCGGCAGCAAGACGCGGAAAAGGAACTGCTGGCTGCGCACGGCCCTGATGAAAGCCGCATTGGCCGCGATTCGGGTGAAAGACAGCCGCCTGGCGGCCCGGTATCGCCGGGTCATGCGCTATCGGGGGCACAAGAAGGCGCTTGTGGCTGTTGCGCATACGATCCTGGTCATGATCTATCGCCTGCTCAAGGACCAGGTCCCGCGCCAGATGTGGGGAACCACGTACCACGAGCAGCGAGACCCGGAGCAAGCCACGCGCCAGCACGTTAAGCCGTTGGAGCGCTTGGACCATCGGGTCATCCTCGAGCCGATCACCTAA
- the trpE gene encoding anthranilate synthase component I, whose amino-acid sequence MRTATYSLTLDEFRSYAKQGNLIPLFREVLADHDTPVSAFAKIDHGPSAYLLESIQGGEKWARYSFLGSGSPLVIYEDRGDLCLKKGSDCRRIPSRGAPLDRLREIMETYRTVTVPDLPRFVGGAVGYLGYDIVKTFEDLPSRRKDHLDPPEFAFLLTETLLIFDNVSQKIKVVANAQVKSTSDRDVRAAYREATGRIEAMIARLRRPLRRVRAKRRRSPIRFTANMNRADFEKMVSRAQEYISAGDIFQCVLSQRWETNLQASPFQLYRALRLVNPSPYMYYLRMAGVELVGSSPEILVRCEDGLVSVRPIAGTRRRGATPDEDSELERRLLADAKERAEHIMLVDLGRNDVGRVAEQGSVQVESLMNVERYSHVMHMVSNVTGKLCANRTVYDVLKACFPAGTVSGAPKIRAMEIIEELEPTRRGPYAGAVGYVGFSGNMDMCINIRTVVVSRHRAFIQAGAGIVADSNPEHEYEETCNKACAMMKAIELAEQGLE is encoded by the coding sequence ATGCGGACCGCGACCTATTCACTCACGCTGGATGAGTTTCGCTCGTACGCAAAGCAGGGCAATCTCATTCCTTTATTCCGTGAAGTCTTGGCGGACCATGATACCCCGGTCTCAGCCTTTGCCAAGATCGATCATGGGCCTTCGGCCTATCTGTTGGAAAGCATTCAAGGGGGGGAAAAGTGGGCCAGATATTCATTTCTCGGGAGTGGGTCTCCGCTCGTCATCTACGAAGATCGTGGCGATCTTTGCCTGAAGAAGGGTTCGGATTGCCGTCGGATCCCTAGCCGAGGAGCGCCGCTGGACCGTCTCCGGGAGATCATGGAGACCTATCGCACCGTGACCGTTCCGGATTTGCCTCGCTTCGTGGGTGGAGCCGTCGGTTACCTTGGTTACGACATCGTCAAGACTTTTGAGGATCTTCCCTCTCGCAGAAAGGACCACCTCGATCCACCGGAGTTTGCCTTTCTACTGACCGAGACGCTCCTCATTTTCGATAACGTATCGCAGAAAATCAAAGTCGTGGCCAACGCGCAGGTGAAGTCAACGTCGGACAGAGACGTTCGCGCCGCATATCGTGAAGCGACAGGCAGGATTGAAGCAATGATTGCGAGACTCCGGCGGCCTCTGAGGCGCGTCAGGGCGAAGCGCCGCCGCTCTCCAATTCGGTTTACGGCAAACATGAACAGGGCGGATTTTGAAAAAATGGTGTCTCGCGCCCAGGAATACATCAGTGCCGGAGATATCTTTCAGTGCGTCCTGTCGCAGCGATGGGAAACGAATCTCCAGGCTTCTCCGTTTCAACTCTATCGGGCGTTGCGCCTCGTGAATCCGTCGCCGTACATGTATTATCTCAGGATGGCAGGTGTTGAACTTGTGGGCTCGTCTCCCGAAATTCTTGTGCGGTGTGAGGACGGGCTTGTCTCGGTACGCCCTATTGCCGGCACCAGACGGCGTGGTGCGACGCCGGATGAGGACTCGGAATTAGAGCGCCGTCTTCTTGCCGATGCCAAGGAACGGGCCGAGCATATTATGCTGGTGGACCTCGGACGCAATGATGTTGGTCGTGTGGCTGAGCAGGGGTCCGTCCAGGTCGAGTCATTGATGAATGTCGAGCGGTACTCGCACGTCATGCATATGGTCTCGAATGTCACAGGCAAGCTGTGCGCGAACAGGACGGTGTATGATGTGCTGAAGGCCTGTTTTCCCGCCGGTACCGTATCCGGTGCCCCCAAAATCAGAGCGATGGAAATCATCGAGGAACTTGAGCCGACCAGACGCGGACCCTACGCCGGCGCCGTCGGCTACGTCGGGTTTTCGGGGAATATGGACATGTGCATCAATATCCGTACCGTTGTTGTCTCTCGGCATCGGGCCTTCATCCAGGCCGGCGCGGGAATCGTCGCCGACTCGAATCCGGAACATGAGTACGAAGAAACGTGCAATAAGGCCTGCGCCATGATGAAGGCGATCGAACTGGCGGAACAGGGGCTGGAGTAG
- a CDS encoding LysM peptidoglycan-binding domain-containing protein has product MQKGEQQVCERARRIPFLGILLCTGLLVSGCVVLEEKYNAEKARSLNFQRLLAQEEKRTAELDSEIRHTKAELAEYEARNRELSTQVQMAREQMARLQEETEAIREATLLERKALEDMQRKGHSPSAKPKKAELPKAASSGRGGANLPDKGMAAVTEPPPPSKVAAGTVHVVKPGETLFSISKRYAIEVDKLKKLNNLPDDIVEVGQKLQVGAE; this is encoded by the coding sequence ATGCAGAAGGGAGAGCAGCAGGTCTGTGAACGAGCGCGGAGGATTCCTTTCTTAGGGATACTGCTCTGTACTGGTTTGCTGGTCAGTGGGTGTGTCGTGTTAGAGGAAAAATACAACGCAGAAAAAGCCAGAAGCCTGAATTTTCAACGCCTGCTCGCTCAGGAAGAAAAGCGGACGGCCGAGCTCGACAGTGAAATCAGGCATACCAAGGCTGAACTGGCTGAATATGAGGCGAGGAATCGTGAGCTGTCTACACAGGTGCAAATGGCACGAGAGCAGATGGCACGGCTCCAAGAAGAGACTGAAGCGATCCGGGAAGCGACCCTGCTGGAACGAAAAGCCTTGGAGGATATGCAGCGGAAAGGCCACTCCCCTTCCGCCAAACCGAAAAAAGCTGAACTGCCGAAAGCTGCTTCCAGCGGTCGCGGAGGAGCCAATCTGCCAGACAAGGGTATGGCGGCTGTGACCGAGCCGCCCCCTCCGTCTAAGGTAGCAGCAGGAACTGTGCATGTGGTGAAGCCTGGGGAAACCCTATTCAGCATCAGCAAGCGGTATGCGATTGAGGTCGATAAGCTGAAGAAGCTGAATAATCTGCCGGATGACATCGTCGAGGTTGGACAGAAGCTCCAGGTGGGAGCAGAGTAA